The Cryptomeria japonica chromosome 6, Sugi_1.0, whole genome shotgun sequence genomic interval GTATATATGGATATTGATTTAGAAAATCAAATGCAAAGGAATGACACACTCATTTGTGGGAATTATAATTATGAACTTAGCCCAATCTAGCACATATTCCACTTTCCTAGgcacataatcaaataaatatccttGATATGCTTTCTACATGAAATTGTGCATACATGTGAGCACCTATGTGGGTTTATTCTATATCTCTTGATCGATATCACATTGTATGGATTACAGGAAAAGGTCTTTGGGTTAGTGGGAAAAGGTATTTGTAGTTGCCTGTAAAGTTACAAACACTTGGAAGTTATAGACGCATGTCATGCAGGCTATGAAATGTTAAGGTGTCCTATGTTTTCTCTATTCCTCTATATGCCTTATTAGATAGAGAGAGATGATGCAGCAATAGATTCAATTCAAACACAAAGAACAAATGTACAATCACAAATTGAAACTTATTTTACCTATACCAATAGCTATTTCTTTCTTCCTCCAACGCCTTTGTTTTCTTGTATATAACTCCTCTGCCAAAATATAGTTATGTTTGAATGAAGTTGCCAATAATATTTGGCTACCTTTTTGTTTTTTCGTAATGTGGCAAATGAGAGGTTGATTAACATGGCTTATGTAGCCACAAGATTTGGCTTACTTGCAAGATGATTcaaatgaatataatatcaaagtGGATTGTTTTTCAGAACAACAAAGAACAACAAAGTATAGCTAAAAACAAAACTAAACAAAGATAACTAGAAATAAATAAGAAAACTAGATTAAATATTTTTGGGCGTGATGCAAATTGGAGATGAACATAAAAAATATGCTCTCCTTCTCGCCTACATTCTACTCCCCTTCACACCTACACTTCGTGACATGATACAGACCTTAACAAAGTTTAGGTTGATAAGATTATAATATTTTGTGAATTGAAAAGAAATAACATATGTATAATAGTAGAAATAACAAAAGTCTCATCAATGTAAGTAAAAAAGGTGGAGGCGGCGAAGGgtgttcaaaatttgaattttcaacagGCGGGAAATTATAGTGAAGGCGGAAATGGCAGAGGAAGCATGGGGAACGTCTTGGGGTAAGAGGATGAGGATGAAATGGCTGATGGGGGTGGCAAGGATTTCTATGATGGCGGTACTCAATGCATTCCAACGTACCACAATGATGCCTCGTCTGACAGTCTCGACAACTCGCATAGTTATGAGGGTCCCAATGCTCATGCCAAGCACTAGGATTCTTCTTTTGTTTCTGATTGCAATAAGAAATGGGCAGCTTTATTTGCTTTGAATCCAAATGGTAAGTCAATTTCCCCTATTTCTCACAATGTTGATCCCATTTCTAGTATATGTTCTATATCCATTCCAGACGGCATTGTAGATAAAAATCTGACCAATATGGATTCTATTTTGGTGGGGAAATATGTGGGGCTGCAACCCAATATTGAATTTATTAGGTCATGGGTGGCTCATAAATGGAGAGGAAACGGCCAGACTGAGGTTACTGCAATGCCAAACatttttttctccttttcctttACCTGTGATGAGGATTTAAAATTAGTGTTAGCTGGAGGACCATGGCTGTTGGGGAAATCCTCGTTGGCTCTGAAGAAATGGGAACCCCGTTTCAACCCAAAGGATTGGAAATGCAATGAAGCCCCTATTTGGGTCTGTTTGTTGGGTCTTCCTTTGGAATATTGGGATGAGAAAATCTTTTATTGATTGGCTTCTTGTTTTGGTGAGTTGCTTTCAATGGACCCAATGACTACGACTAAAAGAAGATTGGTCTATGCTCGTATCTATGTGAATATTAAGCAATTGTCAGACCTCCCCTAGGAAATCACTTTTAACTCAAAACTTGGGAAATGGATTCAAAGGGTGGAATATGAATTaattccttttgcttgtttccattgtaagaAGGTTGGTGATTCGGCCAGGGACTACCCTACGAAGAATCtgttggaatagaaggaatccaagaacactgagaggggagggtgaatcagtgttctgctgatgatataagattttacctcattataacatacacatataaactggtaaatgaagaaacatataacatgaagtaaataaaccagccacatgaatgaacaccataaaacactaaatataagtgcaaaagagtgaataattacagattacttacTGGagtttgaccaatttcaagatttctggataagctttctctagtaactaTATATAAGTATCCCAATCGGTTTTGAATATTtcggatatggatacaagtccacttagtaaatgtgcaagtgattctttcttagtgacttctgcCGATGTGGGCTTCCCAagtatatccatgcattccctcttatgtacaccaagtgaatccaatcttggactcaccaaacctctgagacttctggctctccgaatgatcttatctctttccttttcaaaagataaaatttggttctccaaagtcaaaatttgtccatcaatagatgttgtaagtgaagttagtccatcaaaagaattagcaatattagcaatcttttcttgtaactcctttatcctcttatctacatttgttttaAGAATCTCTATATTATAATAGACCCTGAAaatgttagtacactatttcaaagaattttcaataagtataagtttctcttcaatcttCCTCTTTTTGTCTCAATTATTTGATCAAAAgcagctttcttagccaaagtaaatctttcaagtgcttgccgaTCGAAAatatgttgtaatgattgaaagtttttagagatgtgctctgttaatgccttaagcttgtcagaagggctcgcttcattttcaatcatacattagattgattgatctattatccccttgtctgcagatccctccattagtttttgagaaaccatcatcattagctctatgggactcatctctctgatggatttcttctcaacttgagaagtgtcaattgctaaaagctttgatgaggaatcatcttCCAGTTTAGTACTTGATGTTTCTGCAACTTTActcttatcagtctccttttccttttcttcatttccCTTATCCTCTCCCAGTGTATCCCTTTTCCcatcctcttttgcaccagtgACTTCGCCATTTGGTGAAGTATCTGTCACTGCTGGTGGATTATTATCCACAGTATTATATGTATCTTGTACATTACTTTTCTCATACTGTACATATGTTATCTCTATCGGTTTAGCATGTACAATCTTATTATTTTTAGGTTGATCTACCAGTGGAGTCTGTACACTCTTATCTGATTGAGAATTATCTACCGATTAATTCAGAATTTGATTTGAGTTCCCTAGaatttcttttcctttggatcTGTCAGGAATGGTGGGAgtagttgccttagcaaattcttcttgggaagtaaggaaatcaggattcttttggaaaaaTTTAGCCCATccttctctggtctcatttattatttcatttactctacccatcattaagcttatttttcagggtttgctgctaaagattgttctatttgcaacttctatacatcttttcatttcctcattatttatagaaccacaaatgcctaaaagttaaacttctttaatctctccatccctcttgattgcatctaatctccttgcatccaacttattatacATAGATAAAGTAATTTCcctcaaaatctctaccaaagccttcttatatatgtctaaatataacaaaactgcttcttccatttcattttgcccattgtcatctaaatgctcataaaaatttgacacattcttcaaaattccatctttggttacctcatcaattaattcTCCACAAGTCAtattactagattcaattgcttcatctatctcattctttttcttcttcttgtcaggggTTGTAGGGGAGGATGGAGCTGGCTTCCTCTTCTAGATAGGTTCCCTTGCCGGAGGCatggatgttgttgtcacctttcttactagcttcctccttcattccatcttcttctcttctaccgaaggcttgtcaactttcttcctttgtacccttctgaacgCAAGAGATTGATTATCCTCTGTATCAGAGTCAGTAGATATGAAGGTTACTGACCTCTTTACCTCTGGAGCACTTTTCACTTCAGTCATTACCGATTGATCTACCAAtttagatccaaaacctagttctatatctatcctatgaattacattcTGAACGAAAGCAGTCATTTTGTCTAtttttttccctccttttcttattgaagccaattttaacttcaagtgCCTTCTCCTCTGCAGTAATAAAGTGTTCagtcttatcatccaaaggagcatcaagcaGTATTTTTGCATACAGTTCCAGAATGCTCTCATCAACTTCATAGcacaattcagtgacccatattgttctaggttccactacttccatgagagtctcatctgttttcaccatgaagcaaatatcagtggagtatttctccacaatgtgtttagATATTCTCTCCCTCATTCTCATGTTCTTTTGGAAATATTTAAAGAAACCCCATAACTTCTCATCCCTATTGCTGCCAAgactgatgattgcatcttcaataTGCATGCCTACCGGAATGTCATGAGCCTATCGTTTCTTTCCCAAAttcggtagctcattcatgaaatatagcatcaaacaaacaataaggttaccataccagaatgtccctttcttaacacctttgttttttccaagatttatcatcaattcacttcttaaccattcacacaaatcgtaTTTTCCATCCTTCTTTATCATCTGATATGCATCATGGATAAAGGAATTGGCAATAGAGTTTAATagatttgattgtgttaccttgtaaccgatgatcatgctggaAAATATTACATTTGAGTCCTTAATGGTTCTTATCCTcatcgaccttccatcatgggttgcgtcagCGACCTTTTCcacctcagtgttggagatcttcttgctGGGTTCCTGCCCGACTTTGGGTAATCTGGTGTCCGCctcaattgcttctttggtgatcatatgAGGTTTGtccagccagatgaattcattatggaccctactcagaacatatctaaccatttcatcctcaaattctggtaTATACAGaattctggttaaccctaggtcttcaatgatttggaaTTTCGGCTTGATTGTTCCGGAGCTACCTAGTATACATTCCCTTAATTTCCTCAGTGCCTAATTCCTCCAAAGTGCTGTGACTAtaagctctgacatcttccacatatactacTCCATCAAGAACCCTTGAAAATGGGCTAACAGAATCTTCCTTCATTGCTATTTGAGGAACTTCTTTCAAAacaggtctaagcctatccttaacctcaactatagtgggattcgcaatgaaagtaggagcagaggatgattctgatgccatttcaaagaaatgcCTGGATAACAATTTCCGGTTGAAAGATCTTGATGAATTCTCAGATAACTACTGGAAAtccctttagaatgccttttctcgcatttgatcgcctatgattcgccttttcttcgctctattTTTCTCAAGTGTTGGTTGAGTGAAAATGAGTCAATTTTCCCTTTTTTATCatagagtaaaccctaattcttcattctcATGCATGCTTAGCAGTGTGCCCTACCAGATGTTAGTTTCACAGTTTTATgccagataaacctccatcaatgatcaataccactctccagatctctttccagatctcttcccaagaatatgcaagatttgcaatgaatttgttAACCCCTAAGGcgtctgccttagttaccagttgaatttcctgtcggtgcaggaatgctctattcttCCGGTGGAGTTaacggtgtagttgcatctccacttggttcttcaaactttctaacccatctcttggtgtgatttttttgtaattcatctaccttctgctttcctttctcattttctttgtcattgctaaccgatttagtcttgcttctgcagtacttagcaatatgacctattttgttgcatgcataacatgtaacattgttcttttgaattgctttgccatATCCGTTGTCATTCCTTGATCTGTATTGGTTAGCcaaatatccaaactttccacatgcatgacacttaacattcattctgcaatcttttgacttatgacca includes:
- the LOC131876510 gene encoding uncharacterized protein LOC131876510 — encoded protein: MAEEAWGTSWGKRMRMKWLMGVARISMMAVLNAFQPLFALNPNGKSISPISHNVDPISSICSISIPDGIVDKNLTNMDSILVGKYVGLQPNIEFIRSWVAHKWRGNGQTEVTAMPNIFFSFSFTCDEDLKLVLAGGPWLLGKSSLALKKWEPRFNPKDWKCNEAPIWVCLLGLPLEYWDEKIFY